aattatttctcaggagttttaaatgtatgttagTAACTTTGGGAAAGAATAACTATAATCGTATAATCTATTATGATAATCTATtataatataactataataGTGAGCCGATCATGTCACGTGTTTGCTGGTGACGTCACTTTCTTCGATGTCATCGAGGTGCGCATGGCAAATTGATACGGAAGtgttacattattttttgtttgaaaaaaagtaatattttaccTTTATATCAGACATATTTAtaagttatataatttaatatatcatatgaataataaatggGCATCATGATCTTCAGGTATGTTTGCTGGACTCGATGGAAACGATGTTTTGACAAAGATGagtcgtagcttctcagtaatGTGCTTGTGTTCGGCCTGGTTTGTTTTGATCTTcagctgctttatttaaaacaagaaTTAACAGGAAAGTCATTAATACATCAAACAGAGTAATTCATGTCTAAAGGGGATATCAAATaactgtatttatgtatgtaacatttttatttgaaattagtgTTAGCTTTTGTATTGACAGTTGTTTGTGCAGTTTGTTTTAGTTGATAATATAGTCTCGCAGTGCATTGAAGATAACGTTTTGAGTGAAGATGCCTGCTTTACTGAACTGTAACATATTTAGACATGAGTTTAGTATGTACAGGAAGATGATGCCACCTCCAATATTATATTAAGGGgcataaatcaaaacatttgCTAATTTATTTTTGCCCCAGTTCTGAGGGGAGAATCACCCCAAGTGTCTCAATATAACTTCACGCttcaaataaaaactatattactATTGTACACTCTTTCTAGatctaaattaattaatctgtCTGCCTATCCCTCATATAAAATAGCATACTCTTGATATCCAAACACAAAGTAAATTCGCTGATCATTACTATCCAGTGACAAAGATAAGGGAGTCATTATCTGACATTAGTGTTGCTGTAATGCTCTGCTGGCTGAGATTAAgaaatgtgttttctgtttCTGCAGCTGTTGCTTCATCTGTGTTTTTGCATCGCTGGTGAATAAAGGTGAGCAAGAAGCAAACTATGTTTGAAAGATTAATTCATGCTGCTTGTATAAACTATATTTACAGTTTGTATCATTTCAGTATCTCTTCAGGTCACAGTAGAGGCTGTTTTTGGTGGTTCTGTTGTCCTGCCGTTTTCTTCAGCTCAACATGATCATAAACCTCGAGACATTGATGTGTATTGGAGACACAATGGCAGCAAGATTGTGTTTGATATAATCAAGGGTAAAGCTTCAGTAGATCAACAGGACCCACGGTACAAGAACAGAGTTGAAACTTTCCCTGAAGAGTATCTGAGAGGAAACTTCTCACTTAAACTCATCAATCTTCAACACACTGATGCAGGAAAATACACCTGTCTCATCTCACACTCATCTAAACATGAGACTGTGGAGCTGATCATCAAAGGTGTGTGAAACGggttgattaatattttatgtttttaattacatttattgaaataaaatagtcTGAATAAGTGTTTGACCAACTATATATGTTCCTGTCTGAATGCTGctgtatataaatgttaaacagTTCTGTTGTGTTTATCATAATGTAGTAATGTTGTTTGTTCTTTGCTGTTTTGTTGCAGAATCAACtgaaaaaggaaacaaaaccaATGATCAAGAAAAACCAAACCAAGCAGAAACGGTACGAAATGTAGTTATCATTGTAGTATCtgtattagtattattagtagtactaatagttattattatattttacttgagaaaaaaaagagctCAAGCTCCCTTATTCTCATCAGACAGGATTGAAGAACAAACAACAGTGACATAAACAGGTCTAAAAGTTTCACTTTACACTTTCTCTGACagaaaagttacatttattcGAATCGTTACATCTTTCATTGGTTTCTTCTGGTGTATGAACCAGCTGCTGTACAAGACAGtgttttgatcttttattttattgccaCATGCActggtttgtttttattgtataacAGAATAATATCTTGAAAAACTGAGATCTTGAAACTCTTTTTATAGTTTAGTGACTGAATCGATCAGTATGTTGCTGCCTTAACATTTCTGTACAACAAGTGCTCTTTCTGGTTGTGTTTGCCAGAATGTATTTTGTATTCTttctgtattatattatatttgttaaaTTGTTGCTGCACATCATGTAAAGTGCAGAAGATAAAACAGATAAACACGTTGCTCAGGTTTGAGATGTTGACTGATGTCAGAAGAGCTCAATATGATGTATTTATTCACAACCTTGAATGAATTTGCTTCATATGCACGATTCCAGTTTGATGAGGTTCTGGCTACAAGTTATAATATGCCTTTTCATGTAAATGCATGAGATTCATGAGAGTGTGAAAATACACTTTTGCCTTTAGATCTCTACTGCGTTATTCTCAGGTGCTTTCAAAGCTGAAGAAACTTGTATTCATTGTATGTGGATGATCTCTGTGTTCAAGACTCAATAAATTGTGCAGTTGAAATAATGCATCTGTTGTGTTCACAGttttatatttctaaaatatatctATTCTTGTAGAGCATATCAGATTTATTTGATGTAATCATACATAAAATGCACATTTGGATGAGGTTCTTAATCAATGTCTCAAAAACGACTTCCTTACAGATGCTGAATGTACAGTTTCAGCAGATGAAATACTTTTGAGTCAAAGTAtaaattttaatgctttaaagtcTTGAATTTGCTgtttttgctactttttttaTAAGTCCATGTAGTTTCTCATTTGATCTACACACTACAAACTAGTGGAATTGCTGAAGCCATTGatgattttaaacaaaacacatttccaGGAGTAGATTAACAGTCTatctttgtaattttacagattTTAGGCTAAATAATCTTTGCCTTTTGCAAGTTTTCATACAAAGCATTATGAAAGCTCTCTTCTACTCTTACTAAAGGTGTCATTGTGTTGCTCCCAAACTCATTTAGTCTTCTTTATCACAATTACAAGTCTTAGTTTTTAGCGTCTTAAGGATGTACAATACGCTATATGCCAGTCCATGTTTGTTGGgtgtatttcatatattattaGATTAATGTTGGATGTTTTGGGTTACtccaggggtgtccaatcctgttcctggagggccactgtacAGCAAAGTGTAGCACCAACCCAACTTAAACAAACCTGAACCAATTAATCGAGGTCTTCCTTGGCACTAACTTAAAGACAGGAGTGTTCAGGTAAGTTgtagctgaactctgcaggacaccggccctccattTCATGCATCAGATTTTGTAGGGACAAATTGAGCAAAACTCCCTATTAAAGGTCAGGGTGTTTAAAGAGAGCATCCTCCAGGAGTTAAACAGGACAGATGTGACAAATTGTCATGAACTTGTACATGGTGCCAATAAGGGTCAGAGCAGTATACTTAAAATTATGGTGGACATACTAAAATTTTacgtttgtttttttaatcaaggGTGTCATCATTTCTGCAGCtcttcatttaaacaaaaatggtttacttattttacatatgttaatgacattttctgtttttattaaatatattaagaaatgttaatttagccatctttgcattaaatatattagtgacctttaagaaaaacaatattttgtatttgttcagATGGGGCTATGTTGAGTACTGTAAACCACATGGAATTGATATTAAAGATATAGATTGTATTGGTACTTTAACTTCATAAGATCAGAGATCACTACCTCGTCTTGTGCTCACTGTGTGTATGAGATTAGTCATATCGTCATTGACTTAGTAGATCTGTTATTCCAATCACTGAAGACAGAAACTTGTTTGATTTCTCTGAACTGCTTTGCCTGTCTATAAATACAGATGAACTCTGggctgttaggagaggtggaggtggagctgctctatttaaagatgtttatcaatgcaagcaagtgtcatttggtcagtactTGTCTTTTGAATATATAGGTATtatgctgaaaggtgctccacgcattctgtttatcattatttacaggcctccaaaatactctaaagactttgttgaagagttcacagaactgttatcaatgatttcctcagagtttggcTGTCTTGccattgcaggggattttaatattcacatagataatgcagaaatcaaaactacaaaataaattataactgttttaaacacttttgacctgattcagcatgtgcatggacccacacacaatcatGGACActctctagatttactcatcagtagaggtctaaagatttcatccattgttactaaggatgtagcactatctgattgcttctgtattttctttgatatattgatctctgttaccactgaatctagatctgtctctgtcagaaggAGATGCATTAttgagaacactagtgcgctatttatgaaggctatatctttaacaccaatcatttctgcagactctgttgatcttctcctggtttcatttaactcaaaagttaagaatgttattgatgatattgctccagTAAAGGTCAGCAAAAAgactggcagacaaaaatcatcttggagaaaatcaacagcagttcagagtatgaaaatacaatgcagaaaagctgagcggatgtggcggaagacgaaactcgaaattcactatagcatctataaagacagccttcatgctttcagtgtggaactagccacagctagacagaccttcttctcaaaccttataaacagtaacttaaacaacactcgcactctttttgctactgttgagagactgacaaaccccccaagtcagattcccagtgaaatactctccgacagcaaatgcaatgagtttgcttccttcttttctgagaagataaataatatcagaaaggagattggcacatcTTCTAGtcatgcagaggtcacacagatttgaccgcaatttcaaaaagaagtgattatgtctgtttttgaagcaattgatagcaaaattttggaagaaatagtacagcaccttaaatcgtcaacctgctatcttgacacacttcccacatctttttttcaaaagtgtgcttaactgtttagaagcagatctcttagaagtggtgaaagCCTCACTTCTTTCGGGGAcgtttccaaactccctgaaaactgcagttgttaagccccttctgaaaaagtgcaatcttgataacacaatgttgaacaactagaccaatatcaaatcttcctttcataggtaagattattgaaaaagtagtttttatcagctgaacaactacttaaactcaaatggatacctggacaattttcaatctggtttccaagagtatcatagcacagagacagcactcattaagataataaatgatattcgctttaattctgaatctggcaaaatatcagtgctggtactactagatcttagtgctgcgtctgacactgtcgatcataacatacttctagagagactggaaaactgggtcgggctttctgggatggtactcgaatggttcaggtcatacttagaagggagaagTTATTATGTGAGTACAGGAGAGCATACTGTAAGTCTACGttgacgtccatgacatgcggagtcccacaaggctcagttcttgcaccgctcttgtttagcctgtatatgttcccactaagtcaaataatgagaaagaaccaaactgcctatcacagctatgctgatgatacccggATTTACcaagccttatctccaaatgactacagccccattgtctccctctgccaatgcattgatgaaattaacagttggatgtgccagaactttcttcagttaaacaaggagaaaactgaagtctttgcatttggaaacaaagatgaagttctcaaggtgaatgcataccttgactctaggggtcaagcaactaaaaatcaaatcaaaaatcttggggtgattctggagacagaccttagttttagtagtcatgtcaaagcagtaactaaatcagcatactatcatctcaaaaacattgcaagtattagatgttttgtttccagtcaagacttggagaaacttgttcatgcctttataaccagcagggtggattattgtaatggtctcctcactggccttccaaagaagaccattagacagctgcagctcatccagaacgctgctgccaggattctgactagaaccagacaatctgagcatatcacaccagtcctcaggtccttacactggcttccagttatatttaagattgattttaaagtatttttacttttttataaatcattcaatggcctaggacctaaatacattgcagatatgctcactgaataaaaacctaacagaccactcagatcattaggatcgagtcagttagaaataccaagggttcacacaaaacaaggggagtccgcttttagctattatgccgcccgcagttggaaccagcttccagaagagatcagatgtgctaaaacattagccacatttaaatccagactcaaaactcatctgtttagatgtgcatttgttgaatgagcactgtgctacgtccgaactgattgcactgtattttatgtataatcattttctattcttaactgttttaaattaattttaaatacatttttatacaatttctttgtttttaaaaaatttttttttcaattccttgtttttattgttgtgattatttttttaatgactatttcacttccttttatgtaatgcactttgaattaccactgtgtatgaaatgtgctgtataaataaacttgccttgagCTGAAGGTGGATTTGTTTTGACACAGTACATGCATAAATACATTGAGTCGCTGCCGTTTATTTGTTATAAGGGCTTTTACAGTGGGGTTACCATTTGCCTgatttttctgaattaaaataaaaacttcaaaatacACTTCTTTAAAAGCCtttaatatgtcaacaaaattaAACCTGGCTTCATCTAATGTTCATATTTCTGTTCTggaaatatatgcaaatatttaattagataactcctcgttttcatatttaaacataacatttcagaaaacttgtaatacaatgttgtttgttttcttagttTAATCAATCAGTTGGGGAAGTATAGGGTAATATCTATTATTACATGTTTTACCTTGCAGTATATTCACCTGTAATACTTTAGAAAGAGGCTGATTAGCTGACAGCCCTTATGCTGCTGGTTTCTTCATGTTGCGTTTGCATtgataaatgtatttagttgtacttacaaataattttctgtttgttaatattaaaaCTGCTAATCATTTACCAAATCTGATTGTTTAATTTCCTATAACACATCATTCAATTACGTCAGTGTACACTAGGCTCTTTTGATTTGAGTCAGTCTCTGGAGTTTCTTGATGGCTCAGTCCCATCTGTATCTCAGCAGCAAAATTTGGTAGGGAAATGGCTTCAGGATTTTTTTGGCTCGTGGCAGTGCTTATATCTCCAGCATCCTGGAGCCGAGTGTCACCACAGTAACTCCACGCTTTAGTGATAAAACTTCAAACATCAGCTGACACGCAAACTAAACACGTATCTATGTATTGAGAACCAGTCTGATCACTATCAGAACAGGCTATAGTGTAATTATGTCCATGTAATACAGAAACacaatacaattatataatacaaacaATGCAAAATGCTCTGCTTTTGAATTCCAGGTATTTGTTGGATGAATAATATGTCAAACTAAAGACAAATTAACATGACAACAATGAAAAGGAATACACAACAAATGTGTACCAAAAAGATTTGATTCAACCaagaaaacatacaaaacaacaGCTATATGCCGATATGACTATAAATCAACCTGAATGAAATTTGAATGGCAAATTTATGAGCAGGCTGTAttccagacagcaagcagtgtcggcccagatccggcccacatctggcccgcatgaatttcacacgggccagatgtgggctggatctgggccaaaactatgttgctgtctgggatgtTTGACTCTTTTGTTTTAAACATGCACAGTGTCAGTATGCTactgtatatttacataaaGTATGATGGAAATCAATAATCttattgaataaatacactCATTTTCAGTGTTAAGTGGAATAAAAAGTGTTAAGTGTTGATGAAGTGTTTATAGTCTTAAATATCTCTTGAGTTTGGTGATTGATCTGTGAGCAGTGAGGATTGTGGGTCTAGAGAGCCTCTAGTGGTGTAGTTTGGAGTAGGTTTAGGGTGGGACAGTGATTGAAGGAGGGTGGGTTGGTTGTGCTCTCTAAACAAATGACctctatttaattttagttgttaATCCCTGTTAACATAGGCTATAAACCTCACTGTATGAGTAGATAACAAATCAAACACAAAGTAACGAAGAGCAAATGttcttaaaattatttcataaaGCTGTTTAAGAAAAGGGCCTTAACTACAAAGTAAATTAAATCATATTAGATTCATGTAGTAAACTCATACAGAACTGAAGCTGTGTGAGCCTGGTGTTGTTGTGTTGGCTTAAATACTTCAGTATTAAGTAATCTGATTTCCTCAAACAAAGCCTTGCAACATCAAAACATACAGATAACTTCACTTTACTTCACTTTAGCATCTCAATGGAAGCAGCTCTTGTCAGACTGTAAAGCATCTCTCTTCTTCAGTCAAATGAGGTTACAGAACAGTCAGATAATTGTAGttcaaatataaacaaacaatgttattaaatgtatttaattttgctttgaaaacctgatgtcaaaaataaatcgtctttttttttttttttttttttttgtggaataaaCCGGAACTTACTTCCGGTGTTAGCCACTTGGGGTCGCTGTTTCTCCACTGCCCCCGTCCCTCCACCCCCGCCCAAAACTTTTCCATTGAAGTTCAAGTGTAAATATTTAACAACAGCTTTAAAAGCTTATTATTCAAAGCAATATAAAACATGTGTGAATTAACTGTGTAGATATACTGCAGGCTACAGTAAAAGCAGACATACTGCAATGCTGCTTATTCCATTGAGTTTAAGACAACTGTGAGAactaccctgctaaaaaaataaaaaataaaaaaaaaatatgatagaaaaagcccaatagaaaccatcacagaaattcaaatggtttccattaaaataccattataaaccattagctttttcctgtaaaaccattacaaaattcctttttgtagtgtgttttgggcatttttccaata
The sequence above is a segment of the Onychostoma macrolepis isolate SWU-2019 chromosome 22, ASM1243209v1, whole genome shotgun sequence genome. Coding sequences within it:
- the LOC131530717 gene encoding CD276 antigen homolog isoform X2 — encoded protein: MGIMIFSCCFICVFASLVNKVSLQVTVEAVFGGSVVLPFSSAQHDHKPRDIDVYWRHNGSKIVFDIIKGKASVDQQDPRYKNRVETFPEEYLRGNFSLKLINLQHTDAGKYTCLISHSSKHETVELIIKESTEKGNKTNDQEKPNQAETVRNVVIIVVSVLVLLVVLIVIIIFYLRKKRAQAPLFSSDRIEEQTTVT
- the LOC131530717 gene encoding CD276 antigen homolog isoform X3, whose translation is MINLRIMILNTAFPRGIKASFTAVFICCFICVFASLVNKVSLQVTVEAVFGGSVVLPFSSAQHDHKPRDIDVYWRHNGSKIVFDIIKGKASVDQQDPRYKNRVETFPEEYLRGNFSLKLINLQHTDAGKYTCLISHSSKHETVELIIKESTEKGNKTNDQEKPNQAETGCPILFLEGHCTAKCSTNPT
- the LOC131530717 gene encoding sodium channel subunit beta-4-like isoform X1, with protein sequence MINLRIMILNTAFPRGIKASFTAVFICCFICVFASLVNKVSLQVTVEAVFGGSVVLPFSSAQHDHKPRDIDVYWRHNGSKIVFDIIKGKASVDQQDPRYKNRVETFPEEYLRGNFSLKLINLQHTDAGKYTCLISHSSKHETVELIIKESTEKGNKTNDQEKPNQAETVRNVVIIVVSVLVLLVVLIVIIIFYLRKKRAQAPLFSSDRIEEQTTVT